From a single Lates calcarifer isolate ASB-BC8 linkage group LG12, TLL_Latcal_v3, whole genome shotgun sequence genomic region:
- the eno1b gene encoding enolase 1b, (alpha), protein MSIVKIHAREIFDSRGNPTVEVDLYTDKGLFRAAVPSGASTGIYEALELRDNDKSRYLGKGVSQAVEHINSSIAPALVGQDISVVEQERIDQMMIDMDGTENKSKFGANAILGVSLAVCKAGAAEKGVPLFRHIADLAGNPEVILPVPAFNVINGGSHAGNKLAMQEFMILPIGASTFKEAMRIGAEVYHNLKNVIKKKYGQDATNVGDEGGFAPNILENKEALELIKEAIAKAGYTNEVVIGMDVAASEFYRDGKYDLDFKSPDDPSRYITPDELADLYKSFVKDYPVVSIEDPFDQDDWAAWTSFTGSTDIQVVGDDLTVTNPNRISKAVDEKACNCLLLKVNQIGTVTESMRACKMAQENGWGVMVSHRSGETEDTFIADLVVGLCTGQIKTGAPCRSERLAKYNQILRIEEELGDKARFAGKNFRKPLIE, encoded by the exons ATGTCTATTGTCAAGATCCACGCCCGAGAGATCTTTGATTCTCGTGGAAACCCCACTGTAGAGGTTGACCTCTACACTGACAAAG GTTTGTTTAGAGCCGCTGTACCAAGTGGAGCATCCACTGGAATCTACGAAGCCTTGGAGCTCCGGGACAATGACAAGTCTCGCTACCTTGGCAAAG GAGTCTCACAGGCTGTAGAACACATAAATTCATCTATTGCACCTGCACTCGTTGGACAA GATATATCTGTGGTTGAGCAAGAGAGAATCGACCAGATGATGATTGACATGGATGGCACAGAGAACAAAT cCAAATTTGGAGCAAATGCCATCCTGGGTGTGTCTCTGGCCGTTTGCAAGGCTGGTGCAGCAGAGAAAGGAGTTCCCCTGTTTCGCCACATTGCTGACCTTGCAGGAAACCCTGAGGTTATCTTGCCTGTGCCA gCCTTCAATGTCATCAACGGTGGCTCTCACGCTGGCAACAAGCTCGCCATGCAGGAGTTCATGATCCTGCCCATTGGCGCCAGCACCTTCAAAGAAGCCATGCGCATCGGAGCCGAAGTCTACCACAAtcttaaaaatgtcatcaagAAGAAGTACGGACAGGATGCCACCAACGTGGGCGATGAAGGTGGATTTGCTCCAAAcatcctggaaaacaaggaag CTCTGGAGTTAATCAAAGAGGCCATTGCCAAAGCAGGATATACAAATGAGGTTGTGATCGGCATGGATGTGGCAGCGTCTGAATTCTACAGGGACGGAAAATATGACCTGGACTTCAAGTCTCCCGATGACCCGAGCCGTTACATCACTCCTGACGAGCTGGCTGATCTCTACAAGAGCTTTGTGAAGGATTATCCAG TGGTTTCCATCGAGGATCCCTTTGACCAGGACGACTGGGCGGCCTGGACCAGCTTCACTGGAAGCACAGACATCCAGGTTGTTGGAGACGATCTGACGGTGACCAACCCCAACCGCATCAGCAAGGCTGTGGACGAGAAAGCCTGcaactgtctgctgctgaaagTCAACCAGATTGGCACAGTTACTGAGTCCATGAGAGC GTGTAAGATGGCGCAGGAGAATGGCTGGGGTGTGATGGTCAGCCATCGCTCTGGTGAAACTGAGGACACCTTCATTGCAGATTTGGTGGTCGGCTTATGCACTGGACAG attaagaCCGGCGCACCTTGTCGCTCTGAGCGTTTGGCCAAATACAATCAGATTCTCAG AATTGAAGAGGAGTTGGGAGACAAGGCTCGTTTTGCTGGAAAAAACTTCAGAAAACCATTGATAGAGTAA
- the slc6a11a gene encoding solute carrier family 6 member 11a, with translation MADSLRGLYRVSPETSPQAVEERGKWGSKKEFILSVAGAIIGLGNVWRFPYLCYKNGGGAFFIPYILFLVTCGIPLFILETALGQYTSQGGIMCWRKVCPLFEGMGYASQIIIFYGCISYIVILAWAFLYFFSSFSGEFPWATCNNTWNTDACVVLNNYNATANWTSPVNASSSVVEFWQRRVLNISTGIEALGNIQWELSLCLLLAWIICYFCVWKGVRSTGKATYFTATFPIIMLLVLFVRGMTLPGALHGIKYYLYPNPARLADPQVWMDAGTQIFYSYAICLGCLTTLGSYNKYNNNCYRDSFYLCLMNSGTSFISGFAIFSVLGYMSQKQGISISAVAESGPGLVFIVYPQAVTLLPWPQVWSVCFFTMIILLGIDGQFIGLESIMTSLTDIYPSWIQKGYRRELLLMLVCTVSYVFGLLLVSEGGAYILQIFDHYVCSGPSLLLMAIFQSVIIGWIYGAERFSDNIEDMIGYKPLSLIKYCWLYATPLICSGTLVFLLLRYTPLRFNNTYVYPWWAYWIGWFLAMSSLTMIPITMICKLAKGKGTFWQRLKRSSQPADDLPVMAKEMASISAPLRVCDGGKNSNSQ, from the exons ATGGCTGACTCTCTGCGCGGGCTCTACCGCGTCTCTCCTGAGACTTCTCCACAAGCAGTGGAGGAGCGCGGCAAGTGGGGCAGTAAAAAAGAGTTCATCCTGTCTGTGGCTGGTGCTATTATTGGACTTGGAAATGTGTGGAGATTTCCGTATCTGTGCTACAAGAATGGTGGTG GTGCATTCTTCATTCCATACATCCTCTTCCTTGTGACATGTGGCATTCCCTTATTCATACTGGAGACAGCACTGGGCCAGTATACCAGTCAGGGGGGAATCATGTGCTGGAGGAAGGTCTGTCCTTTATTTGAAG GCATGGGATACGCCAGCCAAATTATCATTTTCTACGGGTGTATCAGCTACATTGTGATTTTAGCCTGGgcttttctctactttttctcttctttctccgGAGAGTTTCCCTGGGCCACCTGTAATAACACATGGAACACAG ATGCTTGTGTGGTATTAAACAACTATAATGCCACAGCTAACTGGACCTCACCAGTGAATGCATCGTCATCCGTTGTAGAGTTTTGGCA ACGAAGGGTACTGAATATATCCACCGGCATAGAGGCCTTGGGAAACATACAGTGGGAGCTCTCTCTGTGCCTTCTTCTGGCCTGGATCATCTGCTACTTCTGTGTCTGGAAGGGAGTGAGATCCACAGGAAAG GCTACCTACTTCACCGCTACATTTCCTATCATCATGCTACTGGTGCTGTTTGTCAGAGGAATGACCCTTCCTGGAGCCCTCCATGGTATCAAGTACTACCTGTACCCCAATCCTGCACGGCTAGCCGACCCACAG GTTTGGATGGATGCTGGAACACAAATATTTTATTCCTACGCCATATGTCTGGGGTGCCTGACTACGCTTGGGAGCTACAacaagtacaacaacaactgttACAG AGACTCCTTCTATCTTTGCTTGATGAACAGTGGGACCAGCTTTATATCTGGATTTGCCATCTTCTCAGTTCTGGGCTACATGTCACAAAAACAGGGTATCAGTATTTCTGCAGTTGCTGAGTCAG GCCCTGGCCTTGTCTTCATAGTATACCCACAAGCTGTGACCTTGCTGCCATGGCCTCAGGTCTGGTCCGTGTGCTTCTTCACCATGATCATCCTGTTAGGAATAGACGGGCAG TTTATTGGGCTCGAAAGTATCATGACCTCTTTAACGGATATCTACCCTTCCTGGATCCAAAAAGGATACCGCAGAGAGCTTCTTCTGATGCTTGTGTGTACTGTCAGCTATGTGTTTGGCCTGTTATTGGTGTCAGAG GGTGGCGCATACATTCTGCAGATCTTTGATCATTACGTTTGCAGCGGTCCCTCTCTTCTTCTGATGGCAATCTTCCAGTCAGTGATCATTGGATGGATTTATG GTGCTGAGCGCTTCTCTGACAACATTGAAGACATGATTGGGTACAAACCTCTATCACTGATCAAGTATTGCTGGCTTTATGCCACCCCTCTTATTTGCAGT GGGACACTTGTATTTTTGCTCCTGAGATACACCCCGCTGAGGTTCAACAACACTTACGTGTATCCTTGGTGGGCTTACTGGATCGGCTGGTTTCTGGCCATGTCATCTCTTACAATGATTCCCATCACCATGATCTGCAAACTGGCCAAAGGAAAAGGGACTTTCTGGCAG CGCCTCAAGAGAAGCTCCCAGCCTGCAGATGACCTTCCAGTGATGGCAAAGGAAATGGCAAGCATCAGTGCTCCACTGCGTGTCTGTGATGGTGGAAAAAACAGCAATTCTCAGTGA
- the ppil1 gene encoding peptidyl-prolyl cis-trans isomerase-like 1, which yields MSGIPPDTWQPPTVALETTMGTVVVELYWRHAPKTCKNFAELSRRGYYNNTKFHRIIKDFMVQGGDPTGTGRGGASIFGKQFEDELNPELKFTGAGILAMANAGPDTNGSQFFLTLGPTQWLDGKHSIFGRVYQGMGVLNRIGMVETNGQDRPIDDIKIVRANVPN from the exons ATGTCAGGGATACCTCCAGACACTTGGCAGCCGCCCACAGTGGCTTTGGAGACGAC GATGGGGACGGTGGTGGTGGAGCTGTACTGGAGACATGCACCGAAGACCTGCAAAAACTTCGCAGAGCTGTCCCGAAGAGGCtactacaacaacacaaagttTCACAGAATAATCAAGGACTTCATGGTGCAGGGTGGAGACCCTACAGGGACAG GTCGGGGTGGTGCCTCCATATTTGGTAAACAGTTTGAAGATGAACTGAACCCAGAACTGAAATTCACAG gTGCCGGTATTCTAGCGATGGCCAATGCAGGACCGGACACTAATGGAAGCCAGTTCTTCCTCACTCTTGGACCCACCCAGTGGTTGGATGGAAAGCACAGTATTTTTGGGAGAGTATACCAGGGGATGGGAGTGCTGAACCGGATCGGGATGGTGGAGACAAATGGTCAAGATCGTCCAATTGATGATATCAAAATTGTCAGAGCTAATGTGCCCAATTAA